The Humulus lupulus chromosome 4, drHumLupu1.1, whole genome shotgun sequence genome has a window encoding:
- the LOC133830807 gene encoding transcription factor BIM1 isoform X1, which translates to MELSQPRPYGTEGRKPTHDFLSLYSHSTAHQDPRPPSEGGYLKTHDFLQPLERVGKTCAKEEASVEISTSEKPPPPAPPPVEHVLPGGIGTYSISHISYFNQIQSRVPKPEGMVYPAAQASSTDRNDENSNCSSFTGSGFTLWEEPAVKKGKTGKENMAVDKPGVLEPAVRVGQWASSERPSQSSSSNHRGSFSSLSSSQPSAQRNQSFMEMIKSAKGCSQEEELEEEDQFVHKKEVSTATTQRGELRVKVDGKSSDQKANTPRSKHSATEQRRRSKINDRFQRLRELIPNIDQKRDKASFLLEVIEYIQYLQEKVHKHEGSFQGWSNEPEKLMPWRNNHRLVEAFDHSQGLNGVSGPPLVFSAQFDEKHASVIPKAPGNAQHPVESDISTATITNKGMTIPMSLQPNFFTPVRNGGASSHAPSRLPSDLENTSSQPQSQLCQTRSCTTVDGAIASDKLKEEELTIEGGTISISTAYSQGLLDTLTQALQRSGVDLSQASISVQIELGKRTSIRTTASTSITKDNEIPSSNQGIKHFRVASVKDSDQAQKKLKTSKN; encoded by the exons GAGGTTACCTCAAAACTCATGATTTCCTACAACCACTCGAACGAGTAGGGAAGACCTGTGCTAAAGAAGAAGCCTCAGTCGAGATATCAACAAGCGAGAAGCCACCACCTCCGGCACCACCTCCTGTGGAGCACGTTCTCCCCGGTGGGATTGGGACTTACAGTATAAGCCACatttcatatttcaatcaaatTCAAAGCAGGGTTCCAAAACCAGAGGGAATGGTGTATCCAGCTGCTCAAGCGAGTAGTACTGACAGAAATGATGAGAATTCCAACTGTAGTTCTTTTACCGGAAGTGGATTCACTTTGTGGGAAGAACCAGCGGTGAAGAAGGGAAAGACAGGGAAGGAGAATATGGCCGTAGACAAACCCGGTGTTTTAG AGCCTGCGGTCAGAGTAGGACAATGGGCATCATCGGAGCGGCCGTCACAGTCATCTTCCAGCAATCATCGAGGCAGCTTCAGCTCTCTTTCTTCATCTCA GCCATCAGCGCAGAGGAACCAGAGCTTCATGGAGATGATAAAGTCCGCCAAGGGTTGTTCCCAGGAAGAAGAACTTGAGGAAGAGGACCAGTTTGTTCATAAAAAAGAAGTCTCTACTGCTACTACGCAAAGAG GAGAATTGAGGGTAAAAGTTGATGGCAAGAGCTCCGATCAGAAGGCTAACACACCACGGTCAAAGCATTCTGCTACAGAGCAACGTCGAAGAAGCAAAATTAATGACAG GTTTCAGAGGTTAAGAGAACTCATCCCCAATATTGACCAAAAGAGAGATAAGGCATCATTCTTGTTAGAG GTTATTGAGTACATTCAGTATCTTCAAGAAAAAGTACATAAACACGAGGGGTCTTTTCAAGGATGGAGCAATGAACCGGAAAAGTTGATGCCTTGG AGAAACAATCACAGGCTTGTGGAAGCTTTTGATCATTCTCAAGGCTTGAATGGTGTGTCTGGTCCTCCATTAGTTTTTTCTGCACAGTTTGATGAGAAACATGCTTCTGTAATTCCAAAAGCTCCAGGGAATGCTCAACACCCAGTAGAATCCGACATTAGTACTGCAACTATAACTAATAAGGGAATGACCATTCCCATGTCACTGCAGCCAAATTTCTTCACACCAGTTAGGAATGGTGGTGCATCATCTCATGCTCCATCTAGGCTGCCATCTGATTTGGAAAATACATCATCCCAACCTCAGTCTCAGTTATGCCAGACTAGATCGTGTACCACAGTTGATGGTGCTATTGCAAGCGATAAGCTGAAGGAAGAAGAGCTTACTATCGAAGGTGGTACAATTAGCATCTCGACTGCATATTCTCAAGG GTTGTTAGATACACTGACACAAGCACTGCAGCGTTCGGGCGTGGATTTGTCACAGGCCAGCATCTCTGTGCAAATTGAGCTCGGTAAGAGAACAAGTATTAGAACTACTGCATCAACATCCATTACCAAG GATAATGAGATTCCATCAAGCAATCAAGGAATAAAACATTTCAGAGTTGCAAGTGTCAAGGACTCTGACCAAGCCCAAAAGAAGCTCAAGACAAGCAAAAACTAA
- the LOC133830807 gene encoding transcription factor BIM2 isoform X2 — protein sequence MVYPAAQASSTDRNDENSNCSSFTGSGFTLWEEPAVKKGKTGKENMAVDKPGVLEPAVRVGQWASSERPSQSSSSNHRGSFSSLSSSQPSAQRNQSFMEMIKSAKGCSQEEELEEEDQFVHKKEVSTATTQRGELRVKVDGKSSDQKANTPRSKHSATEQRRRSKINDRFQRLRELIPNIDQKRDKASFLLEVIEYIQYLQEKVHKHEGSFQGWSNEPEKLMPWRNNHRLVEAFDHSQGLNGVSGPPLVFSAQFDEKHASVIPKAPGNAQHPVESDISTATITNKGMTIPMSLQPNFFTPVRNGGASSHAPSRLPSDLENTSSQPQSQLCQTRSCTTVDGAIASDKLKEEELTIEGGTISISTAYSQGLLDTLTQALQRSGVDLSQASISVQIELGKRTSIRTTASTSITKDNEIPSSNQGIKHFRVASVKDSDQAQKKLKTSKN from the exons ATGGTGTATCCAGCTGCTCAAGCGAGTAGTACTGACAGAAATGATGAGAATTCCAACTGTAGTTCTTTTACCGGAAGTGGATTCACTTTGTGGGAAGAACCAGCGGTGAAGAAGGGAAAGACAGGGAAGGAGAATATGGCCGTAGACAAACCCGGTGTTTTAG AGCCTGCGGTCAGAGTAGGACAATGGGCATCATCGGAGCGGCCGTCACAGTCATCTTCCAGCAATCATCGAGGCAGCTTCAGCTCTCTTTCTTCATCTCA GCCATCAGCGCAGAGGAACCAGAGCTTCATGGAGATGATAAAGTCCGCCAAGGGTTGTTCCCAGGAAGAAGAACTTGAGGAAGAGGACCAGTTTGTTCATAAAAAAGAAGTCTCTACTGCTACTACGCAAAGAG GAGAATTGAGGGTAAAAGTTGATGGCAAGAGCTCCGATCAGAAGGCTAACACACCACGGTCAAAGCATTCTGCTACAGAGCAACGTCGAAGAAGCAAAATTAATGACAG GTTTCAGAGGTTAAGAGAACTCATCCCCAATATTGACCAAAAGAGAGATAAGGCATCATTCTTGTTAGAG GTTATTGAGTACATTCAGTATCTTCAAGAAAAAGTACATAAACACGAGGGGTCTTTTCAAGGATGGAGCAATGAACCGGAAAAGTTGATGCCTTGG AGAAACAATCACAGGCTTGTGGAAGCTTTTGATCATTCTCAAGGCTTGAATGGTGTGTCTGGTCCTCCATTAGTTTTTTCTGCACAGTTTGATGAGAAACATGCTTCTGTAATTCCAAAAGCTCCAGGGAATGCTCAACACCCAGTAGAATCCGACATTAGTACTGCAACTATAACTAATAAGGGAATGACCATTCCCATGTCACTGCAGCCAAATTTCTTCACACCAGTTAGGAATGGTGGTGCATCATCTCATGCTCCATCTAGGCTGCCATCTGATTTGGAAAATACATCATCCCAACCTCAGTCTCAGTTATGCCAGACTAGATCGTGTACCACAGTTGATGGTGCTATTGCAAGCGATAAGCTGAAGGAAGAAGAGCTTACTATCGAAGGTGGTACAATTAGCATCTCGACTGCATATTCTCAAGG GTTGTTAGATACACTGACACAAGCACTGCAGCGTTCGGGCGTGGATTTGTCACAGGCCAGCATCTCTGTGCAAATTGAGCTCGGTAAGAGAACAAGTATTAGAACTACTGCATCAACATCCATTACCAAG GATAATGAGATTCCATCAAGCAATCAAGGAATAAAACATTTCAGAGTTGCAAGTGTCAAGGACTCTGACCAAGCCCAAAAGAAGCTCAAGACAAGCAAAAACTAA